In Panulirus ornatus isolate Po-2019 chromosome 40, ASM3632096v1, whole genome shotgun sequence, a single window of DNA contains:
- the LOC139761431 gene encoding BRISC and BRCA1-A complex member 1-like isoform X1 translates to MNYMRRPPVVWIATGMAGEEGSSGETSPSEAHEVTEEYGNATVERHVPRVNCPEHIILVVDVCKEEGNTPYKLADGSKYSALYMVKRALTLFLQNKHAIDARHKFALVVLHESPIWLHDFTNNPREIIAELDELEDAVATSHCDLSLLFDLIAHQISLPQCSNPAVAPPPCIFRTVLLYGRSQCLPQFLGGKAMFTHLIQSPHFFLDMLYMHEAPSDENKCEGIFDLLCGLDESGWSYVLEVSRNATKLHNHCGTLLAHPLQRPTQKDIHYTLGGVD, encoded by the exons ATGAACTATATGAGGAGACCTCCCGTAGTATGGATTGCTACTG GAATGGCTGGTGAAGAAGGTTCATCAGGAGAAACCTCCCCATCAGAGGCCCATGAAGTTACTGAGGAGTATGGAAATGCAACAGTAGAGCGGCATGTCCCACGGGTTAATTGCCCAGAACATATT ATTTTGGTTGTTGACGTCTGCAAAGAAGAAGGAAATACACCGTATAAACTTGCTGATGGTTCAAAATATTCAGCATTGTATATGGTGAAGCGTGCTCTCACTCTCTTCCTGCAAAATAAGCATGCTATAGATGCACGACATAAATTTGCCTTAGTAGTTCTTCATGAATCTCCAATTTGG CTCCATGATTTCACAAATAACCCAAGGGAAATCATCGCAGAATTGGATGAATTAGAAGATGCTGTAGCTACAAGTCATTGTGACCTGAGTCTCCTCTTTGACCTCATTGCACACCAGATTTCTCTGCCCCAGTGCTCGAATccagctgttgctcctcctccttgtatatTCAGAACCG TTCTTCTATATGGAAGATCACAGTGTCTACCACAGTTCCTGGGAGGCAAAGCAATGTTTACGCATCTAATTCAAAGTCCACACTTTTTCCTTGACATGTTGTACATGCATGAGGCTCCTTCAGATGAAAAcaagtgtgag GGTATATTTGATCTTCTCTGTGGCTTGGACGAGAGTGGATGGAGCTACGTTTTAGAGGTATCCCGCAATGCAACAAAACTTCACAACCATTGTGGAACTCTTTTGGCACACCCACTTCAGAGACCTACACAGAAGGATATACATTACACCCTTGGTGGTGTTGATTAA
- the LOC139761431 gene encoding BRISC and BRCA1-A complex member 1-like isoform X2 has protein sequence MAGEEGSSGETSPSEAHEVTEEYGNATVERHVPRVNCPEHIILVVDVCKEEGNTPYKLADGSKYSALYMVKRALTLFLQNKHAIDARHKFALVVLHESPIWLHDFTNNPREIIAELDELEDAVATSHCDLSLLFDLIAHQISLPQCSNPAVAPPPCIFRTVLLYGRSQCLPQFLGGKAMFTHLIQSPHFFLDMLYMHEAPSDENKCEGIFDLLCGLDESGWSYVLEVSRNATKLHNHCGTLLAHPLQRPTQKDIHYTLGGVD, from the exons ATGGCTGGTGAAGAAGGTTCATCAGGAGAAACCTCCCCATCAGAGGCCCATGAAGTTACTGAGGAGTATGGAAATGCAACAGTAGAGCGGCATGTCCCACGGGTTAATTGCCCAGAACATATT ATTTTGGTTGTTGACGTCTGCAAAGAAGAAGGAAATACACCGTATAAACTTGCTGATGGTTCAAAATATTCAGCATTGTATATGGTGAAGCGTGCTCTCACTCTCTTCCTGCAAAATAAGCATGCTATAGATGCACGACATAAATTTGCCTTAGTAGTTCTTCATGAATCTCCAATTTGG CTCCATGATTTCACAAATAACCCAAGGGAAATCATCGCAGAATTGGATGAATTAGAAGATGCTGTAGCTACAAGTCATTGTGACCTGAGTCTCCTCTTTGACCTCATTGCACACCAGATTTCTCTGCCCCAGTGCTCGAATccagctgttgctcctcctccttgtatatTCAGAACCG TTCTTCTATATGGAAGATCACAGTGTCTACCACAGTTCCTGGGAGGCAAAGCAATGTTTACGCATCTAATTCAAAGTCCACACTTTTTCCTTGACATGTTGTACATGCATGAGGCTCCTTCAGATGAAAAcaagtgtgag GGTATATTTGATCTTCTCTGTGGCTTGGACGAGAGTGGATGGAGCTACGTTTTAGAGGTATCCCGCAATGCAACAAAACTTCACAACCATTGTGGAACTCTTTTGGCACACCCACTTCAGAGACCTACACAGAAGGATATACATTACACCCTTGGTGGTGTTGATTAA